Below is a genomic region from Streptomyces sp. NBC_00461.
TCCTGACCTGCGAGTCCCAGGTCGGCACCTGCGCCATGTGCTACGGCCGCTCGCTGGCCACCGGCAAGCTGGTCGACATCGGTGAGGCGGTCGGCATCATCGCCGCCCAGTCCATCGGTGAGCCCGGTACCCAGCTGACGATGCGTACCTTCCACACCGGTGGTGTGGCCGGTGACGACATCACCCAGGGTCTGCCCCGTGTCGTCGAGCTCTTCGAGGCTCGTACGCCGAAGGGTGTCGCCCCGATCTCCGAGGCCTCCGGCCGCGTGCGGATCGAGGAGACCGAGAAGACCAAGAAGCTCGTCGTCACCCCGGACGACGGCAGCGACGAGACGGCGTTCCCGATCTCGAAGCGTGCCCGTCTCCTGGTCAGCGAGGGCGAGCACGTCGAGGTGGGCCAGAAGCTCACCGTGGGTGCCACCAACCCGCACGACGTGCTGCGCATCCTGGGTCAGCGTGCCGTCCAGGTCCACCTGGTCGGCGAGGTCCAGAAGGTCTACAACTCGCAGGGTGTGTCGATCCACGACAAGCACATCGAGATCATCATCCGGCAGATGCTGCGCCGTGTGACGATCATCGAGTCGGGCGACGCCGAGCTGCTGCCCGGCGAGCTGGTCGAGCGCTCGAAGTTCGAGGTCGAGAACCGTCGTGTGGTCCAGGAAGGTGGCCACCCGGCCTCCGGCCGTCCGCAGCTGATGGGTATCACCAAGGCCTCGCTGGCGACGGAGTCCTGGCTGTCGGCCGCCTCCTTCCAGGAGACGACCCGAGTTCTGACGGACGCGGCGATCAACGCCAAGTCCGACAGCCTCATCGGCCTCAAGGAGAACGTCATCATCGGTAAGCTCATCCCGGCCGGTACGGGCCTGTCCCGCTACCGCAACATCCGGGTCGAGCCGACCGAGGAGGCCAAGGCCGCGATGTACTCGGCCGTCGGCTACGACGACATCGACTACTCGCCGTTCGGCACTGGCTCCGGCCAGGCCGTGCCGCTGGAGGACTACGACTACGGTCCGTACAACCAGTAAGGCGTTGGTCTGAAGCGCTGAAACGCTGAAGCACTGAAGGGCGGTCACCTCACGGGGTGGCCGCCCTTCGGCGTGTGCGGGGGCGTCAGCGCGGCGGTTGCAGATACGGCTGCAGGTGGTGCAGGCGCGTGTGGTAGTCCGGGTGCGAGGAGAGCAGTTTGCTGAGCGCGCCCTCCTCGAGCCGCACACCGCCGTTCGCCGCGGTGAGCGCGGCCTGGGCGTGCTGCTCCTGCCGGTGCAGTTTGTCGAGTACGGCGGCCAGCATCGGGGCGAAGCCCAGCGCGGCCGCGTGTTGGTCCGCCCGCAGCTCGGAACGTCGGCCGACTGCGGCGAGGGCGTACGGCACGGCCAGGACGAGCAGGGGGAGTCCGTACAGTGTGCTGATCGTCGCCAGAGCGATGCTTCCGATGACCAGTGCCACCACGGCGGTACCGATGCAGCCGAACGCGCTCGACACCTTGAACACGAAGCCCGAGAACGCCTTCAGGACGCGCCACGCGATCCGGCCGGGCAGCGCGTACCAGTAGCCGAGAAGCCCGGACCAGGCGTGGCCGCCGACGTGGTGGCCCAGCTCGTGCGCCATGACGGCGGCGAGTTCGCCGTTGGGCAGCTCGTTCATGGCGAAGCGGGTGACGCCGACGATGTGGCCCGCCGCGGCGACCGCGTTCAGGCCGTCGCTGTCCTCAACCCACAGCTCGTAGTTGCGGCCCTCCACGCCGGCGCGGGCCGTGACCTCGCGCCAGACCGGTTCGAGTTTGGCCCGTTCTTGCGGAGTGGGGTGGCGCAAACGGAGCAGACGGCGCGCGATGGCGCTTTCGGTGGGGCGGTGGAACACGAGGGCGCCGCTGGCGAGCCAGGCCAGCACCACGACGATGCCGAAGCCGCCGAAGAAGAGCGAGACGAGGCCGACGACGAACAGGCTGCACAGGAAGTTCGGCAGGTGGAGCAGCAGGCTGCCGACGGTGGTGGCGTCGGTGCGGCGCTGATCGCGGCGGATGTGGACGCGGCCGTGGTCGGTGCTGATGTGGTGCGCGTGGGTGGAGGGAGCAGGAGGTGTGGGCGGTATGGATGGTGTGAGCGGTGGAGTGGGTGCGGCAGGGGGTGTCTGCGGATACTGCGGGGGCAGGGTGGCCTGCGGGTACGGTGGCGGCGTCTGAGCGGTGGGGTACTGCGGTGCCTGCGGGTACTGAGGAGGCTCGGCCGGCGGGTACTGCGGCGGTGACGACGACTGGGACGGATGCGTCGGGTACTGGGGATACTCCGGAGGTTGCTGGGTCACGGCGGTTCCTAGTGGTTGCTTCAGTTGGGGACGCTGTGCGGCGGCTCAGCCGATGAGCAGGGACGCGGGCAGCAGGACCGTGCCGAGGCAGAAGGCGATCAGGCCGGCCCGGATGCACTGGTGCTTGCGGGCGGCGAGGCGGCTGGACTCGGTGAGGGCCACGGTCAGACCGGCGACGGGATTCTGTTCCGTGTCGGCGAGAGCGGACTCCAAGTGGCCGTGCCGGACCGCCTGTTGGATGTCGCCGAAGTACGTCAGCGGCTGCCCCGGCCGCCACGATCCGGAGCGGTAACGCGGGAGTACGGCCAGCAGCATGGCGAAGAGGGAGACGGCGAGGGACAGCGTCCCGGACCACCACAGTGCCGTGCCCGCGCCGGACAGCGTTGCCGGGGTCCAGCTCCGTCCGGCGAGCAGTCCGCTGAACACGCCGGCCGTCAGGCCGAGTGCGGCCACCAGCACGGAGGCCTTGCTGTCGGCGCGCGCGATCTCGATGCGCAGGTCGGTGAGGAGTCGCTCGCAGAGCCGTATGCGCTCCGCGGAGCCGACGGGCTGGGGGGTGCCGACGGCGGGTGCGGGTGCGGGTGCCGGTGCGGGCGCCGGGTCGGTGGTCGTCATGTGTCGCTTGCCTCTTGGGAGTTGTTCGAGTCGTCCGAGTCGGACTGAGGACGCTGGTCGGACGGATGGCCGGGCTCGGGCGGTGGCGCCTGCGCGGGCAGGGTCGGGGTGCTGCCGTAGCCGGGCGGCGGCTGCCAGGCCGGAGTCTGCTCAGGAGCCGGCGGCGGGGCGGGAGCGCCGGGGTGGGAGCCGGGGAGCGTGAGCGGAGGGGCGTACGGCGTGGGCGGGGGAGCGTAGGGCGTGGACGGTTGCCAGGCGGGCCGGCCGGGCAGAGGGGGGCCGGGGGCGGCAGCGGCGGGATGCTGAGCGGGGGGTGCCGGGGGTGCCGGGGGGCCCGGAGGCGCTGGTGGCTGAGCGGGCACCTGCGCCGAGGCCCGCGGAAGAGGCGCCTGGCCGCCCGGAGCCTGGCTGCCCGGGCCCTGGTGGTCCGGCGTGTCGGGGTACCCCGGTCCGTC
It encodes:
- a CDS encoding Pycsar system effector family protein, which gives rise to MTTTDPAPAPAPAPAPAVGTPQPVGSAERIRLCERLLTDLRIEIARADSKASVLVAALGLTAGVFSGLLAGRSWTPATLSGAGTALWWSGTLSLAVSLFAMLLAVLPRYRSGSWRPGQPLTYFGDIQQAVRHGHLESALADTEQNPVAGLTVALTESSRLAARKHQCIRAGLIAFCLGTVLLPASLLIG
- a CDS encoding M48 family metalloprotease, which gives rise to MTQQPPEYPQYPTHPSQSSSPPQYPPAEPPQYPQAPQYPTAQTPPPYPQATLPPQYPQTPPAAPTPPLTPSIPPTPPAPSTHAHHISTDHGRVHIRRDQRRTDATTVGSLLLHLPNFLCSLFVVGLVSLFFGGFGIVVVLAWLASGALVFHRPTESAIARRLLRLRHPTPQERAKLEPVWREVTARAGVEGRNYELWVEDSDGLNAVAAAGHIVGVTRFAMNELPNGELAAVMAHELGHHVGGHAWSGLLGYWYALPGRIAWRVLKAFSGFVFKVSSAFGCIGTAVVALVIGSIALATISTLYGLPLLVLAVPYALAAVGRRSELRADQHAAALGFAPMLAAVLDKLHRQEQHAQAALTAANGGVRLEEGALSKLLSSHPDYHTRLHHLQPYLQPPR